The genomic DNA GAGGTCCGCGCCAACCTCTTCGAGCCCTTCGTGACCACCAAGCGCGGCGGGCAGGGGCTCGGCCTGGCGCTGGTGGCCAAGCTGGTGGCCGATGCCGGCGGGCTGATCGCCTGCGAGAGCCGGCCGGGCCGCACCATCTTCCGCCTCGCCCTGCCGATGCCGCCGGCGGTGCAGGCCGTCGTGCCCGCCGCCGGGGCCAAGAGCCGCCCCTCGTCTTCCCGTGCCGCCAAGGACCCCGCCGTACCGTGAGTGAGCAGACCATCCTGATCGCCGACGACGACCGGGCGATCCGCACCGTTCTTTCCCAGGCCCTGGGTCGGGCCGGCTACAATGTCCGCGCCACCTCCTCCGCCGCCACGCTCTGGCGCTGGGTGGAGGACGGGGAGGGCGACCTCGTCATCACCGACGTGGTGATGCCCGACGAGAACGGGCTCGACCTCCTGCCCCGGATCAAGCGGATACGGCCCGACATGCGCGTGCTGGTGATGTCGGCCCAGTCCACCTTCACCACGGCGGTGAAGGCGGCCCAGCGCGGCGCCTTCGAGTACCTGCCTAAGCCTTTCGATCTGAAGGAGCTGCTCTCGGTGGTGGGGCGCGCGCTCACCACCCCGGTCCCCTCGGTCGCGCCGCCGGAGGATGGGGAGAGCGAGCGCCTGCCGATCGTCGGGCGCTCCACCGCGATGCAGGAGATCTACCGCACCGTCGCGCGGCTCACGACCACTGACCTGACGGTGATGATCACCGGCGAATCCGGCACCGGCAAGGAGCTGGTGGCGCGCGCCCTGCACGACTATGGCAAGCGCCGCACCGGCCCCTTCGTGGCGATCAACATGGCCGCCATCCCGCGCGAGCTGATCGAGGCGGAGCTGTTCGGTCATGAGCGCGGCGCCTTCACCGGCGCCCTGGCGCGCGGCGTGGGCCGCTTCGAGCAGGCGGCGGGCGGCACGCTCTTCCTCGACGAGATCGGCGACATGCCGCCGGAGGCACAGACCCGCCTGCTGCGCGTGCTGCAGGAGGGCGAGTTCACCACGGTCGGCGGACGGCAGCCGATCAAGGCCAATGTCCGCATCATCGCCGCCACCCATCGCGACCTGCGTCAGGCGATCCGGGCCGGGACCTTCCGCGAGGACCTGTTCTATCGCCTGAACGTGGTGCCCATCCGCCTGCCGCCACTGCGCGAAAGGCTGGAGGACATCCCGCTGCTCGCCCGCCACTTCCTGGAGCGCGCCCGCGCCGCCGGCCTGCCCGGCAAGACGCTGGACGAGGAGGCGATGGAGCGGCTGAAGGACCATTCCTGGCCCGGCAATGCGCGCGAGCTGGAGAACCTGATGCGCCGCCTCGCCGCGCTCTATCCGCAGGAGGTGATCGGCGCCGACGCGGTGGCGGCGGAGCTGACCGAGACGGAAAGCAGCCCGGCCCTGCCCGGGGAGCCGCGCAGCCCGGAGACGCTGGAACAGGCGGTGGAGCGCCACCTGCACAGCTTCCTCGGCGCCCATCGCGACGGCATGCCGGTGCGCGACCTCTACGAGCGCGTGGTCTCCGAGGTGGAGCGGCCGCTGATCCGGCTGGCCCTGGCGGCGACGCGGGGCAACCAGATCAAGGCGGCGGCGATGCTGGGGCTGAACCGGAACACGCTGCGCAAGAAGATCCGGGAACTGGAGTTGCCCGTGGTCCGGGGCTTGTCCTGACGGACCGGCCGCGCGCCCCGGGGCGGCGGGTTGGGGTCCGGGGATCGGGTTCTGTGTGGCGGCGGGGAACTGCTCTAGACTGCCCCCGATGAGTTCCGCCCCCGCTTCCCGCAGCCTCACCCGGCGCGCTGCCGACCTCCTCCTGGGCCGGGCCATGACGCTCGGCCTGGCGCTCGGGGCGCTGCTGCTGGGGATCGGCACCTTCACCCTGCTGTCCAACGGCAGCCCCTTCGGCCCGACCCGGCCGGGGCAGGTGGCCGCCATGGTGCTGGTGAATGCCGCCTTCCTGCTGCTGCTGGGCGCCTCGCTGGCCGGGCGGCTGGTGCGGGTCTGGGCGGAGCGCCGCTCGGGCAGCGCCGGCTCGCGCCTGCATGTGCGGCTGGTGCTGATGTTCGGCGTGGTGGCGGTGGTGCCGGCCCTGCTGGTGGGCACCTTCGCGGCGGTCTTCTTCAACCTGGGCATCCAGGCCTGGTTCAGCGACCGCGTGCGCTCGACGCTGGAGGCCAGCCTCGTTGCCTCCCGTGCCTATCTGGACGAGCACCGCAACGCCATCCGGGCGGATGCGCTGGGCATGGCGGCCGACCTCAACCGCGCCTCCATGCTGCTCCAGAGCAACCCGGAGGCCTTCGGGCGGCTGCTGGCCACCCACACCGCCATGCGTGGCCTGACCGATGCCATCGTCTATGAGCCCGTGTTGGGAACCGTGGTCGCCCATGCGGGACTGTCCACCGCCACCGTCATGCCGCCGCTGGAAAGCTGGGCCTACGAGCTGGCCCGCTCCGGCGAGGTCGTGGTGCTGCCCAACGAGTCGGACGAGCCGCGCGTGCAGGCGCTGTTGATGCTGGATATCGCGCCGGGGCTGATCCTGCAGATCGGCCGCCCGGTGGATTCCGGGGTGCTGGAGCATATGCGGGCCACGGAGCGCGCCTTCCAGGCCTATGACCAGCTCGACCGCAACCGCTCCGGGTTGCAGATCACCTTCGCCATGATCTTTGCCATCGCGGCGCTGCTCGTGCTGATGGCGGCGGTGCTGATCGGGCTGGTCCTGGCCACCCAGATCGCCCGGCCGATCGCCCGGCTGATCAACGCAGCGGAGCGGGTGAGGGGCGGCGACCTTTCGGTCAAGGTGGAGGAGGGACCGCAGAACGACGAGGTCGCCTCCCTGTCCCGGGCCTTCAACCGCATGACCAACCAGCTCGCCGCCCAGCGGTCGGAGCTGATGGAGGCCTATCGCCAGATCGACGAGCGCCGGCGCTTCACCGAGACGGTGCTCTCGGGCGTCTCCGCCGGGGTGGTGGGGCTGGACACGGAGGGCCGGGTGAACCTGCCCAACCGCTCCGCCTCCGACCTGCTGGGCAAGGACATGGAGGCCGCGATCGGCCAGCCGCTGGCGGAGGTTGTGCCGGAATTCGCGCCGCTGATCCGCGCCGCCACAGCCGCGCCGGAGCGGGAGCAGACCGCCGAGATCCGCCTGGGGGCCGCGCCGGAGCGGCGCACCCTGCTGGCCCGCATGGGGGCAGAGGTGCAGGCCGGGCAGGTGGTGGGCTATGTCCTGACCTTCGACGACATCACGGCGCTGCTCTCGGCCCAGCGCAAGGCTGCCTGGGCCGATGTGGCACGGCGCATCGCGCACGAGATCAAGAACCCGCTGACCCCGATCCAGCTCTCGGCGGAACGGCTGAAGCGGCGCTACCTGAAGGAGATCGCCTCCGATCCCGAGACGTTCCAGGCCTGCACCGACACCATCGTCCGGCAGGTGGGCGACCTGCGGCGCATGGTGGACGAGTTCTCCGCCTTCGCCCGCATGCCGCAGCCGGTGATCCGGCCGGAGGACCTGTCGCGCCTGGGGCGGGAGGCCATGGTGCTGCAGCGGGACGCGCATCCGGCCATCACCTACGAGACCAGCTTTCCCGAGAACGGCCCCATCGTTCCCTGCGACCGGCGGCTACTGAACCAAGCCCTGATCAACCTGCTGCAGAACGCCGCCGACGCGATCGTGATGCGGCCGGAGGGGGAGGCCGGCGGCCGTATCGCCTTCACCGTCACGCCCGAGAAGGACGGGGCCGCCTTCATCGTCGAGGACAACGGTGTAGGCTTGCCGACCGGCGAGGACAGGGACCAGCTCACGGAACCGTACGTGACCCACAAGGCGAAAGGCACCGGTCTGGGCCTTGCCATCGTGAAGAAGATCATGGAGGACCATGGTGGCCGGCTGACGCTGAGCGACCGTGGAGACGGTCCGGGGGCGCGGGCGTCGCTCTTCCTGCCTTTCGCGTCCCCGGGGGAAAAACCAGGGGACAGACCGGGAGACAAACCGGGCGAGAAGAGGGAGGGTCATGCCGTGCCAGGTGAGACTGCCAGGGAAACGGAGAGCCTTCGTCATGGCGCATGACATCCTGATCGTGGATGATGAGCCCGACATCCGGTCCCTGATCGAGGGCATCCTGCAGGATGAGGGGTACGAGACGCGTTCGGCGCGCAATTCGGACGAGGCGCTGGCTTCCTTCCGACAGCGCCGGCCGAATCTCGTG from Roseomonas gilardii includes the following:
- the ntrC gene encoding nitrogen regulation protein NR(I) produces the protein MSEQTILIADDDRAIRTVLSQALGRAGYNVRATSSAATLWRWVEDGEGDLVITDVVMPDENGLDLLPRIKRIRPDMRVLVMSAQSTFTTAVKAAQRGAFEYLPKPFDLKELLSVVGRALTTPVPSVAPPEDGESERLPIVGRSTAMQEIYRTVARLTTTDLTVMITGESGTGKELVARALHDYGKRRTGPFVAINMAAIPRELIEAELFGHERGAFTGALARGVGRFEQAAGGTLFLDEIGDMPPEAQTRLLRVLQEGEFTTVGGRQPIKANVRIIAATHRDLRQAIRAGTFREDLFYRLNVVPIRLPPLRERLEDIPLLARHFLERARAAGLPGKTLDEEAMERLKDHSWPGNARELENLMRRLAALYPQEVIGADAVAAELTETESSPALPGEPRSPETLEQAVERHLHSFLGAHRDGMPVRDLYERVVSEVERPLIRLALAATRGNQIKAAAMLGLNRNTLRKKIRELELPVVRGLS
- a CDS encoding sensor histidine kinase NtrY-like produces the protein MSSAPASRSLTRRAADLLLGRAMTLGLALGALLLGIGTFTLLSNGSPFGPTRPGQVAAMVLVNAAFLLLLGASLAGRLVRVWAERRSGSAGSRLHVRLVLMFGVVAVVPALLVGTFAAVFFNLGIQAWFSDRVRSTLEASLVASRAYLDEHRNAIRADALGMAADLNRASMLLQSNPEAFGRLLATHTAMRGLTDAIVYEPVLGTVVAHAGLSTATVMPPLESWAYELARSGEVVVLPNESDEPRVQALLMLDIAPGLILQIGRPVDSGVLEHMRATERAFQAYDQLDRNRSGLQITFAMIFAIAALLVLMAAVLIGLVLATQIARPIARLINAAERVRGGDLSVKVEEGPQNDEVASLSRAFNRMTNQLAAQRSELMEAYRQIDERRRFTETVLSGVSAGVVGLDTEGRVNLPNRSASDLLGKDMEAAIGQPLAEVVPEFAPLIRAATAAPEREQTAEIRLGAAPERRTLLARMGAEVQAGQVVGYVLTFDDITALLSAQRKAAWADVARRIAHEIKNPLTPIQLSAERLKRRYLKEIASDPETFQACTDTIVRQVGDLRRMVDEFSAFARMPQPVIRPEDLSRLGREAMVLQRDAHPAITYETSFPENGPIVPCDRRLLNQALINLLQNAADAIVMRPEGEAGGRIAFTVTPEKDGAAFIVEDNGVGLPTGEDRDQLTEPYVTHKAKGTGLGLAIVKKIMEDHGGRLTLSDRGDGPGARASLFLPFASPGEKPGDRPGDKPGEKREGHAVPGETARETESLRHGA